tatttctatattaatttaaataaatataagtgcattaaaatctaTTAATATTCCTGGCCTATAATGAGTATTTTgaatcaccttatcaccgaaagctataTAAATAACATTGTATATCTCTATCaatgtttaattcatggttatagaCTATAATGAGCAATTGTATATCATCACTTTTAGTCTCAAATATGCATGTTAGATTATTTAAGTGGTGGTCAATCACTTAAAAACATTAAACACAATAATATGTAACTCACATGAATAAAATCACTTGCGtgcataaaaatcatgaaattcacatcatcgtggttacatcgtagccctaacaaatgAAGATTAGAACATTgtagaagaaatacaaaaatataaattaaagcaacattttgaatcaaagaagaagaattctgtcaccactttgttttctcttcaaaatGCTCAAAAAACTCCCaaagcaattaaaaaatgatctaaTAAAGCCAAAAACTTAGCTATTTCTATTATCCTATACATAGGATATATTCAAGAATCCTAACAAATGCACTTGcttattttttcacataaatTCAAGGAATAAATTGCATAATCCTTAATTGGATATCCATCTTCCAACATTTTTTAACTTGAATTCATAAATCAcagaattttcctttccttcttttgcctttttttccttattttctccatAAACAATGAATATTTGGATATatagaaggaaatccaaatattttctaacgCATATTGCATTACAAAGTACCATGTTGcctaaaatagataaaattctCTATTACTATAGAGTTATCAGGTTTCTACTTTAGAATTGGTCAAAAGCTGCATCACGAAATCGGTGACCTAGCACCACTTAGCTAGAGGCTTCTCCTAAGCTTAACTTCAACGGCACCCCATCAGTAGAATTATGCAATTCCATCAGCATTGTCAAGATTTTTACACATCCGCACCATAAACCTAGAAAAATCATGACCATTtatttagtaaatttaaatgaaatacctGTCAATTTCGTCACATcgattattaagaaaaaaaaacattaggcGGAAACACCCataataaactaatctaattgaATAGCATCCTACGATACTTAGCAACATTATTAAGAAGAAACAAACATGACAGTTAGTGTCTCATTCTATACATCAATGACCATATTGAAACTATGCAATATAGATTCATTgcataaatatttatatttattttattgataaatagattttattttttttggtcggatattgataaatagattggaaaattgaatttaaattagattttggAGGAAAACACATTATTAAGTACTAGTTAATGTTATCTTTAAATTATCTGAACTTATTATTGCGCGGACGCGGCAACTTGCGCGCACGCCCACTAGTTTAAAACAGATATTTCTCATCAAACTTTAGGATTAGCTCTATCCTGCCACGTGTGCATAATTATACTCAATTAAAATGTAGAAAAGCTACGCACTTGCAGATCAAATCAATCTCAaaccaccccccaaaaaaaaaaaaaaaaaaatcatttatcagTCGTTGGTGTAAATGAAACAAGTGACAAACTGAAATGAAACAATTATACAATAACTAGtttaatcacatacttgatctCCCTTATATATAAACCTACAATTGACCCATCCAAATTTCTTCACAGGAAGACAAAACCGAGATACAAATAAGATGCCCGCATGCCACGAAGTACCCAGAAGTTCAATTGTCCTTAAGTTCCCTTGAATACAGAAACAACTTTGGCATGAGCATATCTGCATCACATGTGGAAACATCATCCTAATGGGCCCCATCTTTTCAAAAGCTAAACACCGTTCAGTATTATGGGATACTAGTAAACATCAGAGCCACCAAGCGAAAAGCACAAACCGTACACAATAATTGCGCACCCATACCCATTATCAGCTTCGAGCTGCCATGTTTGCTCGCAGAACTTGTGAGATATATGATAGACAAAACACATTATCGGCAAAAGCTGCAAAACGTATCTTCCTATCTCAAGGGTTGATAAACAGTAAGAAAACATTGCAGATTCAAAACTGTTATGCAATTAGAAAGATACACACACAAACAGAAGAGCGGGAAATAGGTACATTCTGAGCTACTCTAATAAAATCCTTGACCTGTTGACTCGGGAAGAATCCCTGCAATGAACAGGTCATGACGGAAAGCATTCCTTTTGGAGCCATCCTAAATGGGTACCCAACAGGAGGAGCCAATGATAATCCGACCTCTCCAAGCTTGCAGCATCCAGTTGCCGTCTTCATTAAGCGCAAAATCCTTGTGGTACCATTCTTTCATCTTACCCCTGAAGAACTTCATGAGCTCTTGGTCCAGAGGAAGCGCCTTAAATCCAGCCCTCATATGACGAACCTGCCATTGCTTGTACGTTTCCGACCTCTCAACCCTTTCCGAACCTTCACATGCTACAATATTCATAATTTCCCAACCATGGAGCTCTCTCTCAATAACCAACCTCTCATTGCTGTCGCCATCTAAAATAGCATCAAACATATCATAAATTGCGGAAAGATGAAAAAGTGCCTCTCGGAATCTTGTCACAAAAAAGGGCGCATTGAAGGAGCCGTTAGATACAGCATGAACAAAAATATCTGGTTTAATCTGCCAAATTAGATTCAACACAGCATCCCGTGGACAGTTGTCCCCAGCTGTCTCATCAAGGAGAATCCTAAACCGATCTGAACTATTCACAGCAACTGTCTCATTGCTTTGAATCTTGAGATCCTCGAGTTTGACAGATTCCCAATTCTTCGATACTATGTAATTGAATTCAAAAGGGACATTAAAACGCTTACAACACTTTTCCAAATGACGACCTGTCTCTTCTAGTTTTTCTGACGGGCGGAAACCAGCCTGTGGAAGCTCTATCCCTGTGATGCGCAATTTACAGGGCCCTTCTGATCGAGAAGAGAGCTTCTGGATGAGGGTTGGCCATTGAAAACCAAATCCAATGCCAAAATCTATTATATGCAAGGTAGTGGCTTTCTCTGCAAATCTCAAAATCATGTAATTTGCAAAGCAAATGGATAACTTACTAAACGGACATGTTGAAATGTGAAGGTGGTAAGCTTTCAAGATATCGGCTGCTGAGGTCCTCCTGGcgacataaatagaaaaaaggtgTTGCATTCGAGTCCCGCTGCCCACCAATCGTGCCTCTAGCCCATTGGCAAAGTAATGGGCCAGTCTTTGAGAGGCATCCCCAGATGGAGAAGAGTTCTCCCTAATCTGCTTCAACGATTCATTAGCAGTCCTGAAATCACTAGTAGAGATGGCTTGTGCACAGAGAATCAGAAGAGTTCTCAAGTCAACAGTATTTTCACTTCCCTGCTTCTTGCCACGGCCTCTACCTCTGTTGGAACTGTGCACGTTCCTCTGTGACCGTATGTCTTTGCTCAGCCCTGTCTCCGCAGATTTATCACCGGAACACATAGCCTCACCATTTTCGTTGCATAGCAACAACTTATCGAACAAATCGGAAAACTCACTCTCTTCTGTATACAAGGCTGTTTGCTTCTTGGCCTTGCCTTCGTCAAAAGCATCCTCGTCCCTCTTGTGATTTTTTAATCCCTTGAATTTATCAGTTGAGCGCCTCATGTTGATCTCCTCACTGATGCGCATTCTTGGGGTTCCTTTCTCTGTTTCTGATGGCGGTTTGCTGTCCCCTGGGTTAATTCCTAATTGATTGTTGGTAGGAAGGAATTTGCTGGCCTCCTCTAATCCTTTCTTGAACTGAACCATAGACTCACTAGCAGTGAAAATGCTCTTGACAAGAAGCTCGTGCAAAGATTCCTCAGACCCATCATAATTTGTGATGCTGCTTGAAGATTTGGACAACATCCGTGAACTGGAATCCGCGTTTGACTGGAAGTCCAGGTCAGAATTTTCCTGCACAGCATGGCCATGTTCTTCAATCGTGTAAAGAATATTAGCATCAGCTGAGTCGCTAGAGCTAACAGTAACGCTTGCAGCATCGAGGCTTCCACGAGCACTGCTACTTCCAGAAAGGTTGCTATTTGGGCTCTCGATattatggcttaaaacaagctgTGAGGGGCTTTGGTCAGACACCTCTGAATGCTGCTGACCAAGGGCATCGTACAATGACTTTTCAGCATTCTGCAGAGCAACCTGATTAGCAAATTCCCACGGTTGCTCCTCCATGTTCTCTTCCATAAGCATCTGACTTATGTACTTTAGAACAGGATCCGATGAGTCCGTGTCCCCCGATGGGGAGAGCGAATATCCCCCTAAACTCAGGGCACTATTCGAGCTCATAGATGGGCCAAATGGGCCTCCATCTGAGATCCCGCTTGTCGAGGGAAACATTAAATCTCCAATACCGAGGTCTACCGATGTTGAAGGGAGATCATTCGCAGGGTCTACTTCATTCAAAAGAAAAGCACTATCTGAGGATTTAAGGTCGAGGAAAGGGTCATCCAAAAAGAAACCATCTGTGAGACCCGAGTATCGATCCGGACTAGGTGAAAAGGCATGGCTATCTATGGGACGATCATCTCCATTGATACGAGCAGAGAAATCAAAGAACAAAGGATCCATGGTCATGTATTCTTCTCACTCATACCCTATCAAAGTCCCTACCCTAACATCATGTTTTTATGCAAACCACCAGTATATTTGGACTCCCAGAACATCGACCGACTAATTTGAAATGCTCTAAGCCTGCAACAAAAGAACTCGCTCTCCaaccatcttcttttttttctcttcgttTGCTCAAACGACTTCGATTTGAAGTCAAAGAATCCAAGAACGGACGGATCACTTGCCGTGAGAAAAGCGGAGCACTTCAAAGGCAAAGGACCGCGCGGAAAGTAAACATCGAAATGCTCCTCCaaagcaaatgaaaaagaaaaggcaaggaacCCGATTTTTCATTTACaagatagaaaaggaaaaacaaaagttgGATCTGCATACCACAAATGTGAAAGTGGGTTTGGAAGCTGAATAAAGGCCCATCTGATGACAAGTTTCCTTCGATGCGATTCTTGTACGAGCGAATCAGCTGACTAATGAATGCGTGAAGGTCGGAATACTCCACGACGTAGACGAGCTGGAAGACTCGACTTCGACTGGATATCCGTAGAGAGAATGGTGCAGGAAGAACTAGGTCAAACAATAAGGCGCGCCCGGATGGTCTCCGTCCGCGCGTCTTCCGCTTCGTGTACGATGTATCTGACCTTCGATCGGCGGAACGATCGGTCAACCATTGGTCCCGCTTTGACAAGCTGCAAATGATGATGCGTTATGCTTTTTTTGGCTCGAAAAGATGCGTCATTTTTTTCCCGTCGTAAAAAGATGCGTTatgtttttttgtcataaaaatatgcattatttttttttctttttggtcataaAAAGATGCGTTATGTTTATCAGCCACTAAATGACGGCCGCTACGAGACGAAAATGTAGAAACAAAGACACAGAAAACTCCTGGAAAATAACCACTAAATATTCTCAAATCAGGACCACTGTGTACCGATTAATACCCGTGCTATTAAAAACTCCAAAGTACGTAAGCATTAATATTGTTGTAATGCCAATGTGAAAGCTAGCCGAGATCTTACAATTTATATCGCTGCAAAATTacttgagaaaataaatgaggaacGATAAAGGAATCAAAAGATTTACGTGATTTGGCGGGAAGTGTCGATATCACAGCAGAATTAGTAGCAAAAACTCCATCGTAATGGGagaatcaaaatttataattattcgCAAGCTCAGGTTTTACTCAAGGTGTTTACAAATAAATATCATATATCTACATCTCTTCTCATACATTTCagctccttttcctttcctagGCATGTCTTGTTTGTGTCTATGATCCTTGTCTCTCAAGGAACACCCTTCAGTATAGGGGTGATTAGTTGGGAACCAAGGACTGGACCAATTGGTCCTAAGATTGGGAACCGGACTCGACCATCGGTCTTATCCGGTCCAATAGAACCCGTCACTattctctttttatgttttcatccGAATATTTAATTGTCCAAAACATGACTTGGAAACAAATGCAGAACTCAAGACAAATCTTTTACTTGCATccatatttcttattttccaatTACAAGCACCTAGTTCCTGGAAAAAATAAACTAGGCCCATTCCTTTTTGCAGACCTTTGCTTCCCTACGTGGCTCTTTGCATTGCACGAAGGAACCCGCGGCGGCTACATGGTGGGAAAGGGACGACGTAGGGCTTAGCCGAAAGAAAACCTATGTTTTTAACTTtgctttcctttcttatttctaATTTGTCCTGGCCCCACGTTGCTTCCTTTCGTCCACGCCCACTTCCTGGTCAAATGTTCGAACTTGGACAAATGAATAATCAGTGCATAACCTGAGCTAAATCTCGCACATTTATCCAATCATGTATCAGGTCAGTTCCGTATAGGGCTCAtactcaaaatatattttaacaattatCAATAGCCTGCCTTGATCTAGTCTAATACCATTGTCAAAAATAGTATATTTTAACAAATATCAATAGCCTGCCTTGATCTAGTCTAATACCATTGTCAAAAATAGTATATTTTAACAAATATCAATAGCCTGCCTTGATCTCGTCTAATACCATTGTCAATTATGTTACGTGGCTGGTCACAAAGACAATGGAAAGTAAATGAGACTAATATGAATCCAACATgactttaatgaagaaaaaatgaggTTTTTTTAGCAAGGcattatttctttcatttttacctttttcacaaaaaggaaaatattagaaaattgataatttcttGTGTGCtttgtattttccattgatGTTTGTATAGGTGAGTGATCCCGAATAATCCATCCTCATTCAGCTCAACAACTCATCCTTCGACCCATGGACGCCCCTCTCTAATTGGAGTTCAAGCTCTAGTGTGTCCAATTGTTGTGATTGGTCTAGCGTCTCAGTAAACTTAATTCCTAAGCTTTCATCTCTCAACATCACCATgaatgggggagagagagatgaaaacaGTAAACTTAATTCCTAAGCTTTCATCTCTCAACATCACCATgaatgggggagagagagatgaaaacaGTAAACTTAATTCCTAAGCTTTCATCTCTCAACATCACTATgaatgggggagagagagatgaaaacCTAATTTTTGCTCAGAATCAACTTTAGCAACCAAAACAACGTCCACATCAAATTATTTCCCAATAAACCGTTGTTTTTCACTACAACCTTTCGTTGTCAGTACTCCAACAACAGTTTTGAAAGGAACTGTGACTGAGCATGTTGTCATGAAAACTAATGTCACAATTAgtataatttgggatttttaatgttatttttccatttttcaaattagatgaatttgggattttttttttttccttaaaaccGCTTGTGGATATCAGTTTCTACCTTTAATATGGTCAAAATCTGCATCACAAAAATGGGGCCTAGCATCACTGGTTAAAAGCCTAGCTAGAGGCTTCTCCTAAGCTTAACTTCGACGGCACCGTATGGGGAATAtttcgggataagtacactaatggtgccataagttgtgtacggcgctcattttggtgccaaaagtttccgtcagatcacttaagttccaaaaaatttgaaaaacgctcactttggtgccaacgccaaTCTAAActgccggaaatccgacgtggcctttttttattaatttcttattctgacgtggctcgccggagagtccAGTCAACAAGTAAAccaccaaacgacgtcgtttggtgtcttaaaccccaagtcgaaaccctaaatccccaaatagagagagagagagagagagagagagagagagagagagagagagagagagagagagagagaggccatggcggcggcgttgtcttcttcctcgaagaacaacaccagcgcaaagagagagaagccatggcagcatcatcttcttctccgaagaacaacaccaacagagagagagagaagccatggcgatgtcgtcttcttccccgaagaacaacaccaacagagagagaagccatggcagcggcatcttcttcctcgaagaacaacaccaacacCAGCCACTTTTTGAACagagcccaatccaccatctccatctgcgccttccttgtttccctcgcactcctcgtcttctctctctctgcaccttcaatcccccttcttcctccttctcctctgccctcgcctcctattttcccatcagttcttggccgagcgatggtggccaagcgacggtggccgagcaagcttggtcggcgaggatgaacaaaaaaaaccctaattttaatcataaatgagctatacggcgtcgtttttcctaagccatccacataggacagcaaaacgacgtcgttttcttaagtaagacagaaaacgacgttgtttaaaTAGtttatcgaatttttttttttttaaaatataaagccacgtaattattttggccggaatttctcgccggtggcaccaaagtgatcgttttttctccgatttggcacttaagtgatccggcggaaacttttggcaccaacgtgagtgccgtacacaacttatggcaccattagtgtattTATCCCGGGAAAAAACTATGCAATTCCATCAGCATTGTCAAGATTTTCGCACTCCGAACCATAAATCCCTAGAAAATCATGACCATATATTTTGTAAATCTAAATTTTATTAGATagattattaagaaaaaaaattcatcaagcaggacaaaaaaaaattaatttaattgaatagCATTCTATGATATTTAACAACattaatagaaagaaaaaaaatataacagtCCCGGTGTCTCATTCTCATACATCAATACCATGATTCCAGAACTATGTAGCTATTGAAACTATGCGATATTGATCCACTACATAAATATTTACGTTTGTTTTATTGAGAAATATATTGGAAAATGAATCTTAgattttggaggaaaagaaactatttATGTTTATTCACACGTGTTGATTTTATTACATTGATTATTAAGAGCAACTTTTCATCAAGTAGGACAAAACAGAATAAATTAATGTAATTGAATAGCATTCTACGATGTTTAACAACATTAGtaggaagaaaaaattatagTAGTTAGTGTCTCATTCTCTTAAATCTATGGCCACGATTCCAAAACTGTGTAACTATCGGAACTATGCGATATCGATTCACTGCATAAATAtttgtgtttattttattgAGAAATGGATTGGAAAATGAGTCTTAgattttggaggaaaagaaactatttATGTTTATTCACATGTGTTGATTTTATTACATCGATTCAAGcaagacaaaaaagaataaattaagaaaattgaatAGCACTCTGCGATATTTAACAACATTAGtaggaagggaaaaaaacataGCAGTGAGTTTCTCATTCTTCTACATCCATGGCCATGATTCCAAACTGTGTAGCTATTAAAACTGTGCGATATTGATTCACTGCATAAATATTTCTGTTTATTTTAATGAGAAATAGATTGAAAAATGAATCTTAgattttggaggaaaagaaactaCTTCTATTTATTCACACATGTTGACTTTATTATATCAATTATTAAGAAAAACTTTTCATCAAGCCAAaacaaattaatataattgaataACATTCTATGATATTTAACAACattaatgagaagaaaaatcatggcAATCAGTATCTCATTCTTTTACATCAATGGCTGTGATTCCAAAACTATGTAACAATTGAAACTATGCAATATTGATTCACTACATaaatttttctgtttattttattgagaAATAGATTGGAAAATGAATCTTGgattttgaaggaaaagaaacCATTAAGTGCTAATTAACGTGGGAGCTTACTATCGCAAGGAACTGGCAACATGTGGGCACACCCACTAAGATATTTGCTCATTAAACTTTAGGATTGGCTGTCACCTCCCAATGCATGGTTATGCTTAATTAAAATGCAGAAAAGCTAGAACTTTTGCAGATCAAATCA
The nucleotide sequence above comes from Eucalyptus grandis isolate ANBG69807.140 chromosome 2, ASM1654582v1, whole genome shotgun sequence. Encoded proteins:
- the LOC104432724 gene encoding scarecrow-like protein 34; the encoded protein is MTMDPLFFDFSARINGDDRPIDSHAFSPSPDRYSGLTDGFFLDDPFLDLKSSDSAFLLNEVDPANDLPSTSVDLGIGDLMFPSTSGISDGGPFGPSMSSNSALSLGGYSLSPSGDTDSSDPVLKYISQMLMEENMEEQPWEFANQVALQNAEKSLYDALGQQHSEVSDQSPSQLVLSHNIESPNSNLSGSSSARGSLDAASVTVSSSDSADANILYTIEEHGHAVQENSDLDFQSNADSSSRMLSKSSSSITNYDGSEESLHELLVKSIFTASESMVQFKKGLEEASKFLPTNNQLGINPGDSKPPSETEKGTPRMRISEEINMRRSTDKFKGLKNHKRDEDAFDEGKAKKQTALYTEESEFSDLFDKLLLCNENGEAMCSGDKSAETGLSKDIRSQRNVHSSNRGRGRGKKQGSENTVDLRTLLILCAQAISTSDFRTANESLKQIRENSSPSGDASQRLAHYFANGLEARLVGSGTRMQHLFSIYVARRTSAADILKAYHLHISTCPFSKLSICFANYMILRFAEKATTLHIIDFGIGFGFQWPTLIQKLSSRSEGPCKLRITGIELPQAGFRPSEKLEETGRHLEKCCKRFNVPFEFNYIVSKNWESVKLEDLKIQSNETVAVNSSDRFRILLDETAGDNCPRDAVLNLIWQIKPDIFVHAVSNGSFNAPFFVTRFREALFHLSAIYDMFDAILDGDSNERLVIERELHGWEIMNIVACEGSERVERSETYKQWQVRHMRAGFKALPLDQELMKFFRGKMKEWYHKDFALNEDGNWMLQAWRGRIIIGSSCWVPI